In bacterium, the genomic window TGAAACAACTCTCGCAAGCCACTCTGCTGGCCGCGAGCCTGCTGATGGTCGGCTGTGCCGACCTCAAGCCGCCGGCGTCCATGGCGCCCACTGCCACCGTGGCCGCAACCCGCAAGCTGGTCCTTGTGCCGCGCCTCGTCGATGGCGGCTACGCGGCCTCGTCCGTCGTGGCGCGGCACACCTCCCAGAGCATCGATCACCTGGTGATCAAGCTCTTCACCGTCGGCCAGGACGCCGAAACCCCCGTCTTGGGTGCCGGCGGGACGCCTGTCCAGGTGGACCTCGGGCGCGATGAGCTGAGCAACCCCATCACCATTTCGGAGTTGCATGCCAACAAGACCTACCGCGTCCGGGCCTACGCCTATCGTGCCGCCGGAACGAACGTGGCCGACCTCATCAGCGATCCAGAGGGGTCGTACGTCGACGTGACCGTCACGACCGACGATCGGCCGGCGATGGCGCAGCTCAAAGTCACCCTCACCGATGTCCCCTTCTCGGGAACGGCGACCTCGAACGGGGTGACGGTGCTCGATGGCGGTTACAGCCCGGTCGCCCCTGAGAGCATCACCATCGGAAGGCTCGGCACCCTGCAGCCCAAATCCTCGGACGTCCCCATTACGAACACCGGCGGCGGCTACTCCGAGCCCGTGCGCATCGGAAACCGCGTCTACCAAATGGGTAACAACAACGACGACAACACCAAGGTGATGGTCGCCGATGTTCGGCCTGATGGGAGCCTCTCGACCTTCGTGGAAGCGGGAGTGAACCTCACGGTGCCTCGCACGGCCTATCGTCGGGCGATCATCGGGAATCGCCTTTACGTCTTCGGCGGGTATAACGCCCTGACCGATACCTTCATGAACACCATCGAGGCAGCAACCATCCAACCAGACGGTACGCTCGGTGCCTTCCAAGTGGTGAACAGCCACTTGGTACAGCCGATGGGCAGCTTCGGGTTGCACGTGGGCGGTGGCAAAGTCTACGTCTTTGGCGGCTACAACCATGACAACGGGACGTCGACCACCCAGGTGGCGTCCATCGGCCCGGATGGGACACTTGGGAGCTTCGTGGCCTACCCGGCCATCAACCTTCCCACTGCCATGTCCGGTTTCGCGACGGTTCGTGCCAACCAGGCGCTTTACCTCCTCGGCAATGGCTTTGGGCTGCGTAACAGCGTCCTGAAGGCGCCGATCAACCCGGATGGCTCGCTCGGCAACTTCCAGGACACGGGCGTGACCCTCACGATTGGTCGCGACGCCTTGAGCGGGGCCTTCATCGGCGGCAAGCTTTACGCCATCGGTGGGTTCAGCCCCAACCCCGGCGGAACTCCGCTGTCCTCCATCGAGGCGGCCACGGTCAATGCTGACGGCAGCCTGGGAGCCTTCTCCGTCCTCGGCGGGGCCTCGCTGACCCCCGGCGAGTGGGGGCACGAGAGCGTGATCGCGGGCAACTCGCTGTACGTCTTCACCAGTGGCCACGTGCAGCGCTTCCCGATCCAGGTTCCGAACTGATCGCCCCCGCTTGCCTGCTTGAGGTAACCCCATGAAACCCATTCGATCCATGGTGCTTTTGTTTCTAGGCCTCTGCGGCTGCGCTCACGTCAGTCCGCTTGCGAGACCTGAGGCCGGCGGCGCCACGCTGACGCTCACCCCCCGCTATCAATCGGGCGGTTATCGTGCCCAGGCGGTCGTGCCCCAGGTCGACGTCACCAGCGTGAATCACCTCGTGCTCGCGCTGAACCGCGTCACGCCGGGGGGAGAAACGCCGGTCCTTAGCACGGGTGGCGTCCCCGTCACGGCCGATCTCAGTCGCGCGGAACTGAGCAATCCCATCACATTCGAGCACCTCACGCGTAACACCACGTACCGGATCCGCGCTTACGCGTACCGGGGCGCCGGGACGGACCCCAGCGACCTCATCAGCGTCACGGCGGAGTCGTACGTGGATGTGGCGGTGGGCGACGACGACCGGCCCGCGCTGAGCCCGCTGACGGTCAAACTAACGGCGACGCCGTTCGCGGCGAGCGCGAGGGTGTCACTCAGCGCGACCGGCTCGGTGCTGTTCACGTCGCTCGATCTCGGCTTCTACTCCCTTGCCGGTAACACGGAGACCCTCGTCGCGACGCGGAGCCTCCGTGCGGAGGATGTCCCCTCCACGGTCTCATTCGGGAATCTTCAGGCCATGACGACCTACCGCCTGAAGGCTCAAGCCAAGGACCTGAATGGCCAAGCGATCGCCGGTGCCGATGCCCAGCTGGACGTGGCCGTCGTCAACGACACCGATGTCACCACGAAGAGCCTGCAAGTCTCGGTTCCCTAGGCCCTTCCGTAAAGGCGGAAACGGTTCTAAATTCGCCCAGCCAGCCCCACTGAGCCGCCAACTCCAGTCTTCTGGAATTGGCGGCTTTTCTATTGAAGATAGGCTCACCGGAGGCTTTGATTGGTTTTGGGGAGTGAGTGGCGGTGACGATCGCAGAAGACACGACCGATCCTGCCTACCTCCGTGGAATGGAACGCCTCGTCGAGATGATCCAGGAACTCTCGATGGCGCGTAGCCTCGAGCGCATGATGGAAATCGTGCGCTCGAGGCCGTCCTTTACGTCCGGGACAACGGCGTTGGCTTCGACAGGGCACAAGCCGATCGCCTCTTCCGCTCCTTCGCTCGTCTCAGCTCGGACCAGGAGTTCCAGGGGACGGGGATCGGACTGGTGACGGTTCGACGCATCATTGAACGCCATGAGGGTCGCATCTGGGCAGAAAGTCAGCCAGGAAAGGGCGCGACCTTCTTCTGGACCTGGCCTGGAGCCATCACGCATCGGCAGTCCACTTAGCCCCTCTCGTGGTTCGAAAGTTGACGCCCCAGGATCGGGCGGGGGATTGCGTCCCATGCCCCGTCTTGATAGCCGCTTGCGCCAAGCCGGGTAGAATCATGGAGCAACCACCCGAATGGAGGCATGTCATGCCGCTACGCGTTCGTCAGACAGCGACCAGATGACATCGCTCGATCGCCCGAAGCTGGTCGTGACGCTGCTCAGCAGCCTCTACTTTGGAGATGTCATCCTCCACCCGACCAAGTGGCGTCTACTGGATAGTTTCAACCTGCTCGTCCATGAGGCGGGGCACCCCCTGTTCGGATTCTTCGGGGAGTTCATGGGCTTTGCCGGCGGAACCCTGATGCAACTGCTGGTGCCTATCGCCTTCCTGGTGTCGTTCTATCGCCAGGGGCAACCCTTCTCCAGCTCATTGATGCTCTTCTGGCTCGGCCAGAGCCTCATCAACGTTTCAATCTATGCGGGCGACGCCGTGGCCATGGAGCTGCCATTATTTGGGGCGGGCGATCGCATTCACGACTGGAACTGGATGCTCGGCGAGCTAAACCTCTTGGGGGCGACCCCCGTCATTGCAGGTGCGGCCCGTCTACTCGGAATGCTCAGCATCATCCTGGGGTGTCTCTGTTGTCTACGATTGGCGGGGCTCAAGCTGCCCGTCAATTCAAGCGCCCCGACTTCAACTCGGACGATTTCTCAGCGATCGCGCCAAGGCAGGACCTTCCGGCGCTAGAGGTTGTTGAATAACCTGAGGTCTAAACTCGCCCAGCCAAGCCCATCGTTCAACAGCCCCCGGGTCGAATGACTCGGGGGCTGTTGGTCTCACTTGCCTTGCGCAGGCCTTACGCTTGCGACGGCTCCAGCGGCGCCGACGTGCGGATCAGGTGGTCGAACGCCGAGAGGCTCGCCTTCGTTCCCTCGCCCATGGCGATGATGATCTGCTTGTAGGGAACCGTCGTGCAGTCCCCCGCCGCATAGACGCCAGGCAGCGACGTCTGGGCGCGCGCGTCGATCTCGACCTCGCCGTGCCGCGAGAGGTTCAGCGTGCCCTTGAGCCACTGGGTGTTCGGCAGCAGGCCGATCTGGACGAAGACGCCTTCCAACTCGATGCGGTGCGTTTCGTCGCTCTCGCGATTCAGGTAGGTAAGACCTGTCACCTTCTGGCCGTCGCCCAGGACCTCGGTGGTCTGGGCGTTCAGGTGCACCGTGACATTCGGCAGGCTGTACAGCTTGCGCTGGAGCACCGCATCGGCGCGAAGCGCGTCACCGAACTCCAGCAGGGTGACGTGGGCCACGATGCCGGCCAGGTCGATGGCCGCCTCCACGCCCGAGTTGCCGCCGCCGATGACCGCCACGCGCTTGCCCTGGAACAAGGGCCCGTCGCAGTGGGGGCAGAAGGTGACACCCTTGGTACGGTACTCGGCCTCGCCGGGGACACCCATCTCGCGCCAGCGGGCACCGGTCGCGATCACGACCGTTCGGGCCTTGAGGGTGGCGCCGCTCGCGAGTCGCACGTGGTGGATCCCATCGCCCGGGATAAGCTCCTCGGCGCGCTGGACGGGCATGATGTCGACGCCGTACTCCCGTACGTGCTGCTCCATCGCGACGGCGAGTTGCGGGCCTTCGGTATGCTTCACCGAGATGAAGTTCTCGATGGCCAGGGTGTCCAGCACCTGCCCGCCGAAGCGCTCGGCCACCACGCCGGTGCGAATCCCCTTGCGCGCGGCGTAGATGGCCGCCGCCGCCCCTGCGGGGCCGCCGCCCAGCACCAGCACGTCGAAGGCCTCCTTGGCGTCGAGCTTCTCGACCTCGCGCGCCGCCGACGCCGTGTCGAGCTTGGCAACGATCTCTTCGAGGCTCATGCGCCCCTGGCCGAAGGGCTCGCCGTTCAGGAAGACGGCGGGCACCGCCATGATCTGACGGTCCTTCACTTCGTCTTGGTACAGGGCGCCATCGACCATCACGCTCTCGACGTCCGGGTTGAGCACGGCCATCAGGTTGAGCGCCTGCACCACGTCCGGGCAATTGTGGCACGACAGCGAGATGAAGGTCTCGAACTGGAACTTGCCCCGCAGGCCCTTGATCGCCTCGATGGTCTCGGGCTCCACCTTGGGCGGATGGCCGCCGGCTTGCAGGAGCGCCAGGACCAAAGAGGTGAACTCGTGGCCCATGGGCAGGCCGGCGAAGTGAATGCGCCCCGGCTCGCCGACGGGCGCCACCGAGAAGGAGGGACGACGCGAAGCGGTGCCATCCTCGCGCGCGCTCACCTTGGGTGAGAGGGCGGCGATGTCGGAGAGCAGGGTGCTGATCTGCCGCGAGGCGTCGCTATCGTCGAGCGAAGCGACCAGTTCGATGGGGTGCTGGAGCTTTTCGAGATAGGCGGCCAGCTGAGCCTTGATCGCATCGTCGAGCATAGGGAATCTCCTGCCTGGGGATGAAAGGGGATGCCGTTTTGATGAGGGGGAGTCCTCTCCCGGGGATGGCCCCGGGAGAGGACGGGATGGTCGTTAGATCTTGCCGACCAGGTCCAGGGACGGCGCCAGGGTGGCCTGGCCTTCCTGCCACTTGGCGGGGCAGACCTCGCCCGGGTGCGAAGCCACGTACTGAGCGGCCTTGATCTTGCGCAGCAGCTCGTTGGCGTCGCGGCCGATGCCACCGGCGTTGATCTCGATGAGCTGGATCTTGCCCGAGGGGTCGATCACGAAGGTGCCGCGCTCGGCGAGGCCGGCCTCTTCGATCATGACGCCGAAGCTGCGGGTGATGGCGCCGGTCGGATCGCCCAGCATGGGGAACTGGATCTTCTTGATGGTCTCGGAGGCGTCATGCCAGGCCTTGTGGGTGAAGTGGGTGTCGGTCGAGACGGAGTAGATCTCGACGCCCATCTTCTTGAACTCGGCGTACTGGTCGGCCAGATCGCCCAGCTCGGTCGGGCAGACGAAGGTGAAGTCGGCCGGATAGAAGAAGATCACGGACCACTTGCCCAGGAGGTCGGCGTTGCTGACCTCGACGAACTTGCCGTTGTGATAAGCGGTCGTCTTGAAGGGCAGGACTTCCGTGTTGATCATGCTCAGGTTCATGCGGTTTTTCTCTCCTATGATGGGGGGCTGGGGGGAAACGGGTGAGTGGGACCGAGGGGCGGCGTCATGAGGGTTGGCGCCTGCCGCGAATCAACACCTCCATCCCCTGTACCTGGTAATCAGGCCCGAGATCGGCGTCGATCCGGACACGTTCGATAGGCAGATCGACGATCTCGCCGCTCGCGACGTCCAGGAAATGGAAGTGATCCCCAACGTTGGGGTCGTAGTGCAGGCTCTCGGAATGCGGGAGCTTCAGCTCCTTGAGCAGGCCGGCCTCCACGAGGATGCGCAACGTGTTGTAGACAGTCGCCAGACTCAACTTGGGGAAGTTTTGATCCGCCCAATGCTTGATGTCCTCCGCGGTCGGGTGATCCGCCTCGCAGAGCACGTGACGGCAGATCGCAAGCCGCTGAGCCGTCGGGTTGATCCCGGCATTGCGCAGCAGTTTCTCGATTTGCTCGCTGGTCAAGCAGTCGCGTCGGTATTGCATGGCCTTAGAATAATTCTAAATTTATCATCTGTCAACAACATGCGAGACGGTACTCCCTCTCGCCTCCCTTGAGAGCGCTGGGTCAAGCTTATTTTAATATATCGTTACAGTTCCATGCGCCTTTCGGCAGGCCCCTCATCGGGAAGGAACGCTCGGCGGGGCTTTCTTCTCTCGGGGCGGTCCGCTTATTCTTGACATAGGCTGTCATATTAGCCGTCGTATGCTCGAAGCCCTGGAGGAAGCGCCCATGCGTGCCGATCGCCTGCTCTCGATCCTGCTGCTCTTGCAAGGCCACGGCCGTCTGACGACCCGCGCCCTGGCCGAACGCCTCGAAGTCTCCGAACGCACCATCCACCGCGACCTGGAGGCCCTTTCCGGCGCCGGGGTGCCCGTGGTGGCCGACCGCGGCCCCAAGGGCGGATGGCGGCTGCTAGATGATTACCGGACCGACCTCACGGGCCTCTCGGGCGCCGAGGTCCTGGCCCTCTTTCCGCCCCGGCCGGAACGGGTGATGACCGACCTGGGCCTCGACAAGGACGCGCAGGCCGCCGCCACCAAGCTCCTCGCGGCCCTGCCCGCGCGGCACCGCGAGAGCGCCGCCTTCTTTCAAGAGCGGGTCCACATCGATACCACCGCCTGGCGTGAGCCGAGCGAGACCGTGGCGGCGTTCGGGGTGCTTCAAGAAGCGGTGTGGCGATCGCGACGGCTCGCCGTCACGTACCGGCGCGCCGACGGCGAGACGGTCTCGCGCGTCCTCGAGCCGCTGGGGCTGATCGCCAAGGGGGCCACGTGGTACCTGGCGGCCGGTTGCGACGGGGAAATCCGGAGCTACCGTGCCGCCCGCGTGGTGGAGGCCGCGCTGCTCGACGAGGCCTTCGAGCGGCCTCGTGACTTCGACCTGGCGGGTTTCTGGGCCGAAAGCGCCGCCACGTTCGTCTCGAAGCTGCCGGAGTTCCGGCTGGTCGGCCGCGTTTCGCCCGAGTTGCTGCCACAGCTACCGCATATCGGCCGCTACTCCAAGGTAGAGCGGGTGGAGGCGCCCGAGGCCGATGGCTGGTGCCGGGTACAGGTACGCGTCCAGACGGAAGAAGAGGCGATCACCTACGCGCTAGGGCTGGCGCCGCGCTTCGAGCTCCTCGAACCCCCGTCGCTACGGACGCGCCTTGCGGAGCAGGCAGCACAGGCGGCCGTCATGTACGCCGCGCCCTGAGGCCCAAGACGCCGTTTCGGGAATGGCGGCTAAGCGCGACCCATGAGGGTGGTCTGGTGCTCGGTGAGCACCTCGATCGTGGCGCGAAGCGCGGCCGATCGGGCGGCATTGGGCTGCCAGGCGAGGTAGTACTCCTCGAAATAGGGCTGCGGCGGATCCGCCACGACGGCTAGACGACCTTCACGCACGTGCGCTCGCACCGCAGGCTCCGGCACGAACACGGCCCCCACGCCCGCCTCGACGAGGGCGATCGCCGACTCGAGCTGGTCGGCCTCGGCCACGACGTTCCGAGGACAGTCGGCAGGCCAGTGATCCCCCATGTGGCGCTCGGAGGCGCATCCCCCATCCTTCGGCCAGAAGTGGCCGGGCATTACGTATTCCAGCGCGTGCCAGGGCACGGGCTCCTGGGGCCTGCCGACGATGACGTAGGGCACGCGGCTCAGCAGACGCGCGGCGAAGGTCTCGCGCGAGGGCTGGTAGGGCAGGACGATCAGGTCGAGTTCGCCGGCCGCAAGCCAGCGCTCCTGCTCCGCGGGCACCATGCCGTACAGGCGCGGTTTCAGGTGGCGGTGGCGTGCTCGCAGAGTGGCGAGCGCATCGGCGAGAAGGTACTTGTTCCCGAAGGCCGTGCTCCCGATCGAGATCGCCCCGGCCGGCTCCTCGGATTGCAGGTCCGAGAGCTGCTGCTCGACTGCATCGACCGCCTGCAGGATACCGGGAATCGCCGCTCGCAGCGTACGCCCGGCCGGCGTCAAGGTCTTGGCGCGCGGACCACGCTCGAGGAGCTTGACCTGGTAATGGCGCTCGAGGCCCGCCAGGGCGTTGCTCAGCGCCTGCGGCGTCACATGCAATCGCTCTGCCGCCTGGGCGAGGCTCGAGGCCTCGCTCATCACGATGAAGTACCGTAGCCAGTCGAGATTCATCTCGCGCGCGCTCCTGCTCTAGCCGCTAAATCTTCCTTCTCTGCTTCGTACCCTGAGCAAGCACCGGCAGCATCAAGTGTCGCTTGATAGCCCTCAACGAACACTTGCTTCAATCAAGCCGCCCGGTGCGCTAATAATAGCCACAAGGTTAAGTTGAGATTAGGAGGAAGTTATGAAGTACGCCTGGATCGTCGCCATCGGTTCCGCTCTCCTGTTGAGCGCTTGTGGCCAGCCCGGCCTCGTCTCGCCCGGCGCTTCGAAAGCTTCCCCGAACGTGAAGGCGGCCGGCCTCCCCCTCCCCGGCGGCACCGACCTCAACGGCGAAACCGATCGCGATCGCGCCATCGACGTCTTCCAGGCCTACCTGAACAAGACCTATCCCAAGAGCCGGACGGGTTTCGTCTACTGCCTGACCAAGCCCGCCCCCGGCGCAACGTACGTGCTTCAGGCCGATGTCCGCACCCCTGATAACAAGGGCGTGATGTGCGTCGTGCGCGCCACCCTGACGGGCAGCAACCCGGGTTCGGTCTGGGGCAGCAAGTACACCATCACCTCGGTCGAGGAACTGCCCCGCTAAGAGCAGATCGACGGCCCGCCTGTTGCTAGCGCAGCAGGCGGGCCTCTTTTTCAGGCGTCATCGCCGGCTGGGCGTTGAGCGGGATCGTGAACCAAAAGGCGCTACCGTGCCCAGGCTCGCTTTCGACGCCGATCTCGCCGCCGTGGGCCTCGACAATGGCCTTGGCGATGAAGAGCCCCAGACCGACGCCGCGTCCCCCCGCCTGCTCCAGCCGCTTGAAGCGCTGGAAGAGGTTCGGTTGTTCTTCCTTGAGAATCCCCTGTCCCGTGTCCACCACCTCGCACCGCAGGTGATCCGCGGTGCGCTCCGCCTTGACCCGGATGGTGCTCCCCGCGCCCGTGTGGTTGATGGCGTTGACGAGGAGGTTGCGCAGGACCTGGCCGAGGCGCTGGGGGTCACCCTCCATGTCGGGCCAATCGTCGGGCACCAGGTTCTCGAGGTGCTGGCGCTTCTGCGCGCCCAAGGGGGCGAGATCCTCGATCGCCCCCTCGACCAGCTCCCGGAAAGCGCAGGGGCGCCGGTGGAGGGTGAAGTGGCCGGCCTGTAGTTGCCCTGCGTTCAGGAGGTCGCTGATCAGCAGGGAGAGTTGCTCGGCATTGCGGTAGATCCGGCCGAGGTAGGTTTCGAGGGTCTGAGCGCTCACGGCCTGCCCATCCAACCTCAAGAAGCTGAGCGCTCCCATGATGACGCTGACCGGCGTCTTCAGCTCGTGGCTCACCAGGTTCAGGAACTGCTCCTGCATCTCCTTGGACGCCTCGAGCACCGCGATGTGGTGGGCCTGCTGCTGCTCCTTGCGCACAGCGTCGTGCAGGCTCATCCGCAGGGCCAGGGTGTGGGCCAGATCCGTGATGAGCTGGCGATCGCGCGTCGAGAAGGGCTCGCCAGATCGCTTGGTCCCGAGCTGGAAGAGGCCCAGCACTTCGCCGTGAAGCGAGATCTTGAAGGTCTCGGCATCAGGGAAGTCGGAGGGCAAAGGCAAAGGCTCCGGCGCGCCTCCGGGCAAGGTCCCGAGGACCCCTGCCAGGTGCCAGTAAGGGGGCTCGGGCACCTTCCGGAAGGCGGCGCCGTAGGTGAGGTGGAGGGCCCCGTCCAGCAGGCCGAAGAACGTCTGCGAAAGCTCCGTGATGGTCGGGGTCTCCTGGGCGCAGCGGGCGAACTCGGCGCGGATGGCGTCGGCATCGTAAGCCGAGCGGAAGAAGGTCCTGTCGAGCCAGGCCTTGGTCCGATCGCGTAGCGGGGCGAAGGCCAGCGCCACGATCGCCGTGGCCACCATGTTGGCGAACGGCGACTGGCCGCCGATCAGGGCTCCGATCAGGGCCAGGATCGAGGAGTAGAGCGTGAACAGCAGAAGGCTGATGAGCGCGTAGGTGAGGGCGGGCCTGAAGAGGAGGTCGATGTCGAACAGGCCGTGACGAACGATCGCCACCCCGATCGCGATCGGCAGCATGGCGCAGGAGGCGGCGCCAAGGTTCAACAGCACCCCGTTGCTGCCCGCGAGCAGGGCGATGACGAGCCCCACGGCCGGCAGCACGGCGAGCCCCGCCCCCCACAGGAGGATCCTGGCCTGCGCCTTCTCCGTGATCGAGCTGGTCCGACTCGTCAGGGTCCAAGCCGTGTTGACGAACAAGGCCATCCCCCCCAGTCCCGCGAAGGCGCACGGCACGATGTAGCTCCACTGCGCGTGGGAGGCCTGGGGGTAGAACAAGATGCTGTAGGCGGCCAGCAGGATGCCGGCCAACACGATGAGCGCCTTGGCGCGGCCCAAGGGCACGCCGAGCTGGCGCGGGAACAGCAGGGCCAGGTTCAAGCCGGAGGCGCCGAACGCGCCGAGGGCCAGGAGGCTCGGAACGTAGCCGGGCCAGACGTAGGTGGCGCTCGAGTCGAACAGGGTCAGAAAGTGAGCGCTGCCGCCGAGGCAGAGGGCCAGGTGGGCACGGGCCAGGGGATCGCCCGGCTTCAGAATGGAGACGACGATCCCCATCACCAGGTAGGCGATCGCCGCCAGCCAGTTGCCCAGGAAGATGGAGCACCAGTTCAGCAGGGTGAAGCGCTCGGTGGCGATGGTCCTGGTAAAGCGCTGCTCGCGGCCGTCCCAGGAGGTGCGGGCGATCTCGTATTGCAGCAGGGTCCCGACGGGCACGGAGGCGACGTGATCATAGAGCGCCTGGCTGGAAGCGAGCGGTCGCTGGTCGACGCCGATGATCCGGTCCATGGGGCGCAGGCCGGCCTTGGCCCCGCTCCAGGCATCGGGGAGCTGGAGGTCGATCTTCTGCCCCCTGAGCACCATGAAGCCGGGGAAAGGCCGATCGATCCAGGGGATGGCGACCCCCAGCATGAGGCCGGCGTAGAGGGCCAGGACGACGGAAAGTACGGCGGGCCAGAAGCCCATGCCGCGAATCGCGGTGCGAAGGCGTCCGTCCATCTGCTGAGCGCTCATGAGCCTCGTTTCCCCTCGCGTTCCTTCGCGTTGTGACGCAGCCTGGCAAGTAGGGTAAGCATAACGTATGGAGCAACCGTCCGATACCAGTCGTAAGCAGCATCGTGCCCGGGTTCTGGTCGCAGAGGACGAAGAAGACCTGCGCCTGACCATCTGCGACTGGCTCGCGATGAAGGGCTATGCGGTCCAGGGAGCCCAGGACGGCCTCGAAGCCCTGGAAATCGCCTCTCGGCAGGCCTTCGACGTCGTGGTGACAGACCTCAAGATGCCGCGGTGCGACGGCTTGCACCTTTTGAGCGCTCTCAAAGCCCGGGATCCGCTCGTCCAGGTCATCTTCCTGACCGGCCAAGCCTCGATGAACGACGCGATCGAGGCCCTGCGCCATGGGCGCAGCTTCGACTTCCTCCAGAAGCCCTTGAACGACCTTCGCCTGCTCGAGCAGGTGATCGAGCG contains:
- the ahpF gene encoding alkyl hydroperoxide reductase subunit F, with protein sequence MLDDAIKAQLAAYLEKLQHPIELVASLDDSDASRQISTLLSDIAALSPKVSAREDGTASRRPSFSVAPVGEPGRIHFAGLPMGHEFTSLVLALLQAGGHPPKVEPETIEAIKGLRGKFQFETFISLSCHNCPDVVQALNLMAVLNPDVESVMVDGALYQDEVKDRQIMAVPAVFLNGEPFGQGRMSLEEIVAKLDTASAAREVEKLDAKEAFDVLVLGGGPAGAAAAIYAARKGIRTGVVAERFGGQVLDTLAIENFISVKHTEGPQLAVAMEQHVREYGVDIMPVQRAEELIPGDGIHHVRLASGATLKARTVVIATGARWREMGVPGEAEYRTKGVTFCPHCDGPLFQGKRVAVIGGGNSGVEAAIDLAGIVAHVTLLEFGDALRADAVLQRKLYSLPNVTVHLNAQTTEVLGDGQKVTGLTYLNRESDETHRIELEGVFVQIGLLPNTQWLKGTLNLSRHGEVEIDARAQTSLPGVYAAGDCTTVPYKQIIIAMGEGTKASLSAFDHLIRTSAPLEPSQA
- the ahpC gene encoding peroxiredoxin, with the protein product MNLSMINTEVLPFKTTAYHNGKFVEVSNADLLGKWSVIFFYPADFTFVCPTELGDLADQYAEFKKMGVEIYSVSTDTHFTHKAWHDASETIKKIQFPMLGDPTGAITRSFGVMIEEAGLAERGTFVIDPSGKIQLIEINAGGIGRDANELLRKIKAAQYVASHPGEVCPAKWQEGQATLAPSLDLVGKI
- a CDS encoding transcriptional repressor, with the translated sequence MQYRRDCLTSEQIEKLLRNAGINPTAQRLAICRHVLCEADHPTAEDIKHWADQNFPKLSLATVYNTLRILVEAGLLKELKLPHSESLHYDPNVGDHFHFLDVASGEIVDLPIERVRIDADLGPDYQVQGMEVLIRGRRQPS
- a CDS encoding WYL domain-containing protein translates to MRADRLLSILLLLQGHGRLTTRALAERLEVSERTIHRDLEALSGAGVPVVADRGPKGGWRLLDDYRTDLTGLSGAEVLALFPPRPERVMTDLGLDKDAQAAATKLLAALPARHRESAAFFQERVHIDTTAWREPSETVAAFGVLQEAVWRSRRLAVTYRRADGETVSRVLEPLGLIAKGATWYLAAGCDGEIRSYRAARVVEAALLDEAFERPRDFDLAGFWAESAATFVSKLPEFRLVGRVSPELLPQLPHIGRYSKVERVEAPEADGWCRVQVRVQTEEEAITYALGLAPRFELLEPPSLRTRLAEQAAQAAVMYAAP
- a CDS encoding LysR family transcriptional regulator, whose protein sequence is MNLDWLRYFIVMSEASSLAQAAERLHVTPQALSNALAGLERHYQVKLLERGPRAKTLTPAGRTLRAAIPGILQAVDAVEQQLSDLQSEEPAGAISIGSTAFGNKYLLADALATLRARHRHLKPRLYGMVPAEQERWLAAGELDLIVLPYQPSRETFAARLLSRVPYVIVGRPQEPVPWHALEYVMPGHFWPKDGGCASERHMGDHWPADCPRNVVAEADQLESAIALVEAGVGAVFVPEPAVRAHVREGRLAVVADPPQPYFEEYYLAWQPNAARSAALRATIEVLTEHQTTLMGRA